One genomic segment of Virgibacillus doumboii includes these proteins:
- a CDS encoding amino acid ABC transporter ATP-binding protein, which translates to MITVKNLHKSFGDLEVLKGIDTTVDKSEVVCVIGPSGSGKSTFLRCLNLLEDITEGEVTIDGERLTDPNVNINEVRSQVGMVFQHFNLFPHKTVLENITLGPIKVKNLSENEANESALTLLDKVGLSDKADKYPDSLSGGQKQRVAIARSLAMEPKVMLFDEPTSALDPELVGDVLEVMKDLAQEGMTMVVVTHEMGFAKEVGHRVLFMDEGIIMEEGKPLQIFEDPQDPRTQSFLSKIL; encoded by the coding sequence ATGATTACAGTAAAAAATTTGCATAAATCGTTCGGTGACTTAGAAGTGTTAAAAGGGATAGATACAACTGTGGATAAAAGCGAAGTTGTCTGTGTAATCGGCCCATCCGGATCTGGCAAAAGTACGTTTCTTCGGTGTCTGAACCTGCTTGAAGATATAACAGAAGGAGAAGTCACAATTGACGGGGAACGATTAACAGATCCCAACGTCAACATTAACGAGGTCCGTTCGCAGGTGGGTATGGTTTTTCAGCATTTTAATTTATTCCCGCACAAAACGGTTTTGGAAAATATCACACTAGGCCCAATAAAAGTAAAGAACCTTTCGGAAAACGAAGCTAATGAAAGTGCCCTTACCCTTCTTGACAAAGTGGGGTTGTCCGATAAAGCGGATAAATATCCAGACAGTCTTTCCGGAGGGCAGAAACAACGTGTAGCAATTGCCCGATCACTTGCCATGGAACCCAAAGTGATGCTGTTTGATGAGCCAACATCTGCTCTTGACCCTGAATTGGTAGGGGATGTGCTGGAGGTAATGAAGGATCTTGCACAGGAAGGAATGACAATGGTTGTCGTCACACATGAGATGGGTTTCGCCAAAGAAGTAGGGCACCGCGTATTATTTATGGATGAAGGCATTATTATGGAAGAAGGCAAACCATTGCAAATCTTTGAAGACCCCCAAGACCCCCGCACACAATCTTTCTTAAGTAAAATTTTATAG
- a CDS encoding amino acid ABC transporter permease, with protein MLYTTFWDSAYIQSLPFLLDGLKITVAITVIGLIFGMIIGALAGLGKLAKNKLIRGFWSVYVEIVRGTPILAQALFLYFGISEDLIGLNITSFTAGVIAIAVNAGAYIAEIVRGAVYSIDKGQHEAGRSMGLTERQTMRYIIWPQAFKRMIPPLGNQFIISLKDTSVFSVIVVHDIVFMAREYYNATFEIFETLVMVCLLYLCITVPTALYLNRLERKLDV; from the coding sequence ATGCTATATACTACTTTTTGGGACTCAGCATATATTCAAAGTTTACCTTTCTTATTAGACGGCCTGAAGATAACAGTTGCTATAACAGTTATTGGCCTTATCTTTGGAATGATAATCGGAGCGTTAGCTGGTTTGGGAAAACTCGCCAAAAACAAGTTGATCAGAGGGTTTTGGTCGGTATATGTTGAAATTGTTCGCGGGACGCCTATACTGGCACAGGCACTATTTCTTTATTTCGGTATATCTGAAGATTTAATCGGTTTAAACATAACTTCTTTTACTGCGGGTGTCATTGCGATTGCCGTTAATGCCGGGGCGTATATTGCTGAAATTGTTCGCGGGGCGGTCTATTCGATTGATAAAGGACAACATGAAGCAGGAAGGTCGATGGGGCTAACTGAACGCCAAACAATGCGTTACATTATTTGGCCGCAAGCATTTAAACGAATGATTCCACCGCTTGGCAACCAATTTATTATCAGCTTAAAGGATACATCCGTATTTTCGGTGATTGTAGTCCACGATATCGTATTCATGGCACGGGAATACTACAATGCAACATTTGAAATCTTTGAAACACTGGTTATGGTTTGCCTGCTTTACTTATGTATCACTGTGCCAACAGCACTTTATTTGAATAGACTGGAAAGGAAGCTGGATGTCTAA
- a CDS encoding transporter substrate-binding domain-containing protein has translation MDKKIKLIFIAIISIGLLAACGSSNSGSGSGEGETYSVATDANFQPFEWKNPDTGEMEGFDIDLMRAIAEEQGFNVEFETMAFDGLLASMRTGKNDIGIAGISITEERDEFIDFSEKYYDSGLILAVPVDSDIESIEDVDGIKVGSRQGSTSNEYLKANTDAEVQAYPQIVTAYEDLKKGRLDAVLYDLPNVKYYIKENAQDELKTVGKVLEGQPYGIAMPEGSDLVDSVNEGLAAVKENGTYAEIYNKWFGTEPPELE, from the coding sequence GTGGACAAGAAAATAAAGCTTATATTTATTGCCATTATTTCCATCGGATTACTTGCTGCTTGCGGGTCAAGTAACAGCGGCAGTGGAAGTGGAGAGGGAGAAACTTATTCGGTTGCTACAGACGCAAATTTTCAGCCATTTGAGTGGAAGAACCCGGATACTGGCGAAATGGAAGGGTTTGACATTGACTTAATGCGGGCTATAGCTGAAGAACAAGGCTTTAATGTAGAATTTGAAACGATGGCATTTGATGGATTGCTTGCATCCATGCGAACAGGGAAGAATGATATCGGTATTGCGGGTATTTCTATTACGGAGGAGCGTGATGAGTTCATTGACTTCTCGGAAAAATACTATGATTCCGGTTTAATACTTGCGGTTCCTGTTGATTCAGATATTGAATCAATCGAGGACGTTGATGGAATAAAAGTTGGATCACGTCAGGGTTCGACAAGTAATGAGTACTTAAAAGCAAATACAGACGCTGAGGTTCAGGCGTATCCACAGATTGTTACGGCATATGAGGACTTGAAAAAAGGACGTCTTGATGCTGTTTTATATGATCTGCCAAACGTTAAATATTATATTAAGGAAAATGCTCAGGATGAACTAAAAACAGTAGGCAAAGTATTGGAAGGCCAGCCATATGGTATTGCAATGCCGGAAGGATCAGACCTTGTCGATTCTGTTAATGAAGGCTTAGCTGCAGTGAAGGAAAATGGAACATATGCTGAAATCTATAATAAGTGGTTTGGAACGGAACCACCGGAATTGGAATAA